Part of the Salinimonas lutimaris genome, CTTTTTGGTGTACTGGGTGACTAGTACGGCAATGCCGATGAGCGCCGGAATCGCAGCTTCTTTGATAGCGATGTATTCTGCCGGTAGTTTCAGCAAACTGATGCCGCCGGTCAGCAAAACACTGATAATTCCCAGAATAGAAAAACCATTGACCTTGCCGGATTGTTTTAAATCCCAGAATCCGTAGCCAATTGGAAAGATAAGAGCGGCAATAATACTCCAGGCCGGACCCAGATATTCATCAGAGCTGGTGTAGCTCATAATGACAACCGGAATAATGATATTAAAGGCCAGGTTTCCTAAAAAGCCCTGGTTCTGACTTTGCTGTTGTTTTGCTTGCTGGTTCGACGACGTCATGCAACCTTCACTTCTGCGGGCTGGTTTACAACCCTGATTATTTTTAAATACGGGCCAGCTGACAAACTGGCCGAATGTACATTGTAACAGGCTGATTTTAGCCACACACCCATACTATCGTTTAAAAGCGCTTAACTGCCTGTTTGCCCGGCAATTTAAGTCTGCAAAAGCCGCTTATTTGCCGGCTCCCCAGCGCCAGGCGGCCAGCAGACCGGCCAGAAAACCGAACAGGTGATATTCGTAAGAGACAAACCGGTCAGTGGGCAGTAATCCAAAGAGCATGCCGCCATACACTACCGCAACCAGTACCGACATAATCATGTAAGGAACTCGCCGGGTTTTAAACCCAGCCAGCAGTAAAAAGCCCAGGTAGCCATACACAATACCACTGGCACCAATGTGCATTGCCGAGCGACCAAACAGCCAGACTCCCAGGCCAGACAGAATAAAAATAGTCAGCGTGGTTTTGGTGAAAATTCGGGTGCCCCATTGCCAGGTCAGCCACATAAATACCAGCAGTGGAACCAGGTTGGCAAACAGGTGCGAGGGTGAACCATGTAAAAACGGGGCGGTGAAAATATGCCAGATACCTGGCGTAAAGCGGGGCAGTACGCCCAGATTGTTTAAGCTGTGAGCAGTGAAAAAGTTGATAACCTCAATCACTATCAGCACAAGTGCAAGGCTGCCTAAAAAGCGCAGCTGTTGTTTAAGCGGTGGTGTATGACTCATAAAATTATATGGGGTACGTAACGGGATAAATCCTGGGTGATAACGTGCGTGTCTTCACGCACTGAAATACCGGCAGGCAGATTATCTACCAGCCAGCTGCCTATAAGCGTATGGTTACGGCTGAACTGGGGAAGTGGATGAAACTGCTGGATGATAAATCCCTCGTCACCATAGGGTCCTTCAGACAACGCGGTTTCCACCCCATTTTCAATCAGCGAGATATTAGCCCCTTCCCGGGAAAATACCGGCTTTTTAATCCAGCGCCCGGTGCCACTGTGGGCCGACTCATCGGCAAACCAGGCAGGCAGCAGGTTAGGATGATTGGGAAACATCTTCCATAACTGGGGCAACAGTGCTTTATTTGACAAAATGGCTTTCCACAGCGGTTCCAGCCAGTTGACCTGCGCACTGCTAAGCGCCTCGGCAAAGGGCTCGCGCAGCATAAACTCCCACGGATACAGTTTAAAACAGTCGGTAATGGGGGCATCGTTCAGGTCGGTAAATACGCCGGTATCAGCCAGTCCGATATCTTCAATAAACACAAAGTCGGTGTGAATACCGGCTGCTTCGGCGCAATCCTGCAAATACTGCACGGTGCCGCGATCTTCATCCGTCTCCTGACAGCAGGCAAAATGCATCTGGTTAAGCTGATAAATACTGGCAATATCGGTAAACCGGTGAACCAGCTTTTCCTGCAGGGAGTTAAACTGATCAGCACTGCGTGGCAGGTTCAGCCGGTCAACCTGTTGCTCAAGCCACAGCCATTGCCAAAAGCCGGTTTCATACAGGGACGTTGGCGTGTCTGCGTTGTTTTCCAGCAATTTTGCCGGACCGGTTCCGTCATAGACCAGATCCATGCGTGAATACAATGACGGGCTGCGCAGCAGCCAGGATTCTCGCATCAGGTCCCAATAGGCAGAAGGGATTTGAAAGCGCTGTAACAGGGCTTCGCTGTGCACCACTTTATCGACCACAGCCAGACACATCTGATGCAGCTCGGCGGTTGGGTCTTCTAAGTCACGTTCTATCTGCTCAAGGCTGAACTGATAGTAAGCACTTTCATCCCAGTAAGGCTCGCCGTACATGGTATGAAAGTGAAACCCATACTGGTTTGCCTGTTGCTGCCAGTCTTTGCGTGGCGCAATGGTATGACGAAGCAATCAGCCTCCCCAGCCACCAGAGCGAGAGCTGCTGCCCCAGCTGGATTTAGCCCTGACCGAACTGCCAAAACCGCCCCGGCTCATGGTGCGGGTGACAGCCGGCTTGGGTTTAAACTGGGACGGACTGACGCGGTAGTTGCGTTTGCGAATATCACCGTCAAACACATAGCCGTCAGCCGATACCCAACGCGAGCGAAACGGCGAGTAGGGCGAGTAAGAGGTAAACAGAGGCTGCGAGTAATACCGGTTGGGTGACAGCAGCTGACTGACCATAAAGCCGGCCATGAACGGCATGAAAAAGCTGCCGGACTCATTAGTAACCTGACGGCACTGATTCTGGCCAAACTCATATTCACAGTCATACTCGGAAGAAAATTTCGGGCTGGTGCGCGATGCCTCATCCACGGCCTGCTGATAGGCCGCCTGACACTGAGAGGTAGCATCCGGGTTGTCACTTGAACATTCGTCTACCGAAGTATAAACCTGGGCAGGCTGGCGGTCGTTGGAACAGGCACTAAGCAGCACACTGGCCACACCCAGCGCCAGAGGTTTAACCGCAAAATGCTTACGCATGCGGCCAAGGTCAATGGTTCGGGTACGTTTTTGCGTAGTCATCATGAACCTCGCTTAGTAGGTCATACAGGCGGCGTTTAGTAAGCCTACAGCTATCGACATGGCAGCCAGCATAGTCCCGGCTGACACTTCATTATTATTGATGCGTTCGGCGATGCGCGGCATAAAGGTAAAGCGCAACAGGGCAAAGGCCAGACACTGTGCGATAATGGCCACCACTCCCCAGATTGCAAAATCAACAATTCCCAGCGAGTTAGCAGCCGCCCCCGACAGCGCCAGGGCAAACCCTACAATAGAACCGCCGAAACCGACGGCGGCAGCCACGTTTTTATCCTCTTTGACCAGTTTCCACTCGTCATGGGGAGTGACCATGGCGTAGGCAAACTTAAAGATGAATAAAAACACAACCGAGGTGACAAAGTAGAGCGCGAAGTTATCCAGCCCTGCCAGTGACGCCAATATAGTATCCATGGAATAGTCCTCTAACCGTTAATTTGAATATCTGCAGGTTGTATATCAAAACCGGTACTGATAACCAGACAGCGGTCATGATTGTTACCGATAATTTTTTCTTCACCCACCACCAGTAACGACTCGGTGCGATCGTTTTCAAGTGGGCGTTCATAGAGCATCATAAACTGATCTGTTGTGCTGGTATCACCATCTTCTTCATACGTGGTTTCGGTCACCGCTACCGGTGGCGAGGTGTCGCCTACGGCACTCCACACTCTGGTGTAGGTGTGTCCGTCCAGCGTATAGGTGGGTTGCGAGATCAGATTTTTCAGACAGTCCTGCCACTGGGCCTGCGAGCCGATAGTGCGGGTTTCGTAAAAATGCCAAA contains:
- a CDS encoding YjfK family protein, with translation MFSKLFGRDKKPEKPQAPEIMGLYLGGSFELDNLKLSLLLPQLTISDCARSQLIQAVGDAPLDSGGNLLRFYTDDEAFLQVVTDGGLTENHITDVKLWHFYETRTIGSQAQWQDCLKNLISQPTYTLDGHTYTRVWSAVGDTSPPVAVTETTYEEDGDTSTTDQFMMLYERPLENDRTESLLVVGEEKIIGNNHDRCLVISTGFDIQPADIQING
- a CDS encoding rhomboid family intramembrane serine protease; amino-acid sequence: MSHTPPLKQQLRFLGSLALVLIVIEVINFFTAHSLNNLGVLPRFTPGIWHIFTAPFLHGSPSHLFANLVPLLVFMWLTWQWGTRIFTKTTLTIFILSGLGVWLFGRSAMHIGASGIVYGYLGFLLLAGFKTRRVPYMIMSVLVAVVYGGMLFGLLPTDRFVSYEYHLFGFLAGLLAAWRWGAGK
- a CDS encoding DUF350 domain-containing protein, producing the protein MDTILASLAGLDNFALYFVTSVVFLFIFKFAYAMVTPHDEWKLVKEDKNVAAAVGFGGSIVGFALALSGAAANSLGIVDFAIWGVVAIIAQCLAFALLRFTFMPRIAERINNNEVSAGTMLAAMSIAVGLLNAACMTY
- a CDS encoding VC0807 family protein — translated: MTSSNQQAKQQQSQNQGFLGNLAFNIIIPVVIMSYTSSDEYLGPAWSIIAALIFPIGYGFWDLKQSGKVNGFSILGIISVLLTGGISLLKLPAEYIAIKEAAIPALIGIAVLVTQYTKKPLVKMLILNDQIINWEALNASLDRHNKQAEFKKKVAVSSYIVASSFFLSSALNYILAKVILVSEPGTTAYTEELGRMTALSYPVIVIPSMILLVTALWYLFSQIGKITGEELETFLNQK
- a CDS encoding DUF1190 family protein; translated protein: MTTQKRTRTIDLGRMRKHFAVKPLALGVASVLLSACSNDRQPAQVYTSVDECSSDNPDATSQCQAAYQQAVDEASRTSPKFSSEYDCEYEFGQNQCRQVTNESGSFFMPFMAGFMVSQLLSPNRYYSQPLFTSYSPYSPFRSRWVSADGYVFDGDIRKRNYRVSPSQFKPKPAVTRTMSRGGFGSSVRAKSSWGSSSRSGGWGG
- a CDS encoding glutathionylspermidine synthase family protein translates to MLRHTIAPRKDWQQQANQYGFHFHTMYGEPYWDESAYYQFSLEQIERDLEDPTAELHQMCLAVVDKVVHSEALLQRFQIPSAYWDLMRESWLLRSPSLYSRMDLVYDGTGPAKLLENNADTPTSLYETGFWQWLWLEQQVDRLNLPRSADQFNSLQEKLVHRFTDIASIYQLNQMHFACCQETDEDRGTVQYLQDCAEAAGIHTDFVFIEDIGLADTGVFTDLNDAPITDCFKLYPWEFMLREPFAEALSSAQVNWLEPLWKAILSNKALLPQLWKMFPNHPNLLPAWFADESAHSGTGRWIKKPVFSREGANISLIENGVETALSEGPYGDEGFIIQQFHPLPQFSRNHTLIGSWLVDNLPAGISVREDTHVITQDLSRYVPHIIL